In the Bacillus amyloliquefaciens DSM 7 = ATCC 23350 genome, TTTTTTTCAACGTCAGGTTTAATGATGTCAAAAAAATCATATGAACGGCCGGTTTCTTTTCCTTCCTGATACCTACTTTCGGCTTCAAGAGCCGCCTCTATCATTTGTTCTGTCAGTTCCAATAACGACTGTGTCTGCAAACGGACTCACCTCAGTACATATCGTACCAAAGATTTCGCACAAAATCAGCTAATCCGGCAGGCTCTCGGCAAATCTTTACGCCGGTCAGGCAAAAACAGATCATCAATACAAACATGAAGCTCGCGGGCCTCTTCCTCAAGGCGGGCAAGCCGTTCCTGCCTGATTTCTTCAGCTTCCGCCTGACAGGACTTAACTGCCTTGGTAAGTGTCTTTTCAGCGGCAGAAATCCGGACTTCGATATCAGAAAGCAGACGGAGAATATCGGCCTTACTCGTGTAAACAGACATTCATGTTCCTCCCTTTTATCACTTGCGTCTCTCCGAATATAATTCTCGTTTTTATACCGCTCTCCTCCGCACATGACAAAACTAGAAGGAGTTCGGCAAACAAACAGAGATTATCCTAAAAGGCGGACTTTTCGACAAAAAAGTGCCGCAAACTTTGTATGAACCGGCACGTTAATGCAAACGATACAGTTGAGGAGGTGCCGTATGAAAACGAGACCGAAAAATGCAGGTAAACAGCAAAAAAATGAAGCAAAAACAACTGATACGCTTGATAAAAAATTAGGCGGCCCAAACCGCCCTTCCACGTAAGACACCAGAGCCCGAAACCGCAGCGAACGGTTTCGGGCTTTTTCATTTCGTCAGCCACTCTTTTACCGCGAAAAGCGCATGGAGCTCACGTCTTTTCTGTAAATACCAGTCGGTCAGTTCAAGCTGTTCCGGCATTTTCTCCTGTAAAAAAGCCCCTTTCCATAACCTTTTTTGAAACCAATCCGTTTTTTTGCCGTCTAATGAGTGGGCAACAATGGGATAGGTTGTCCTCAGCATCGGTGATGTTCTTTTTTTGATGCCGATCATTTTCTCCATATCAAAGCGAGAGCCGGTATGAGGAACGGTATCAAGAAATCGGTAAAAAGAAGCGTGAAGATCAGGGCTGAACAAAAGACGGGCAAGCTGTTTTCCGAGCGTAATTCTTTCTTCCGTTTTTGAGAACCGTTTGACGGAAATTCCGTATAAACATCCGTCAAATGAGGGAAATATCACCGTATTAAAGTGAAACCAATCACTTAAATAAAAAGGAATCGTGCCAAAAACATTCTTTTTAAACGAAGGATTTTGTATAATAGGTGCTTGGATAGTGTTTTGTTCATTTATAATAAGAGCATACATGAGCCGTTCCGTATCTCCGTCACGCCAAAAACGGAGCCATTCTTCCTGCATAAAAGCCGAGACGCGGAAATAAGGGAGATGGCGGAAAAGAGGTTCGCCGATTTGTTTTGACCACTGGTAGACCAGAAGCTGAGGATAGGCATCAGAAAAAATAAGCCAATTCGCCCTTTCATACGAAAGGAAAAACCAGTTTTTCTGCCTGCTGTCAAGGCCCTCCTGGTAGAGAATGCCTCTTAAATCAGTCATCGACCAGCCCGCATTGCGGGACACAAAGGATGCCAAAAGCGACCACTTGATCTCAGGGTGGCGGTCATAATATGCTTTATAGGCATTCGTCCGGGAAACGTTATCGGCATTTTTTCTTTTCGTCTCTTTTTCAATCTGGCGAAGAATGGCGGTTACGGTCTGTCGTTTATGCACGTTCATTCACTTCCGTCACTATTAGTTTGATAAGGAGGATGGAAAAAGTGATTCGGTATCCGAATGGAAAAACTTTTCAGCCGAACAAAACGGTTTCATCCCAAAACAGCCAGAAACGGTCCCATTCATACAGTAATCGCGGCATGACCCTCGAAGACGACCTGAATGAAACGAATCAATATTATCTGGCTAACCAAATTGCTGTCATTCACAAAAAGCCGACACCCGTCCAGATTGTAAACGTCCATTATCCGAAAAGAAGCGCCGCAGTTATTAAGGAAGCTTATTTTAAGCAGTCTTCGACAACCGATTACAACGGAATTTATAAAGGGCGCTACATTGATTTTGAGGCAAAAGAAACAAAAAACAAAACGGCATTTCCCCTGCAGAATTTTCATGATCATCAGATTGAGCATATGAAGCAGGTAGTCAGGCAAGACGGCATTTGTTTTGTTATTATATCCGCTTTCGAAAAGGTTTATTTCCTCGAAGCTGACAAGCTGTTTGTCTTTTGGGAAAGAAAGGAGAACAACGGCAGAAAGTCAATTCGCAAAGACGAATTAGAAGATGCTTCCTTTCCGATTTCCCTTGGATACTCACCGAGAATTGATTATATTAGTATTATTGAACAGCTTTATTTTTCGCAGGAACAGTAGACTGAGCGAAAGGTTGATTAACGAAAGGTTGAGATGTTATGTCAGATCAATTTAAGAGCCGTGAAGAACGCCGAAAGGCAAGGC is a window encoding:
- a CDS encoding DUF5446 family protein, which produces MSVYTSKADILRLLSDIEVRISAAEKTLTKAVKSCQAEAEEIRQERLARLEEEARELHVCIDDLFLPDRRKDLPRACRIS
- the sspM gene encoding acid-soluble spore protein SspM, producing the protein MKTRPKNAGKQQKNEAKTTDTLDKKLGGPNRPST
- a CDS encoding DUF2515 domain-containing protein, translated to MNVHKRQTVTAILRQIEKETKRKNADNVSRTNAYKAYYDRHPEIKWSLLASFVSRNAGWSMTDLRGILYQEGLDSRQKNWFFLSYERANWLIFSDAYPQLLVYQWSKQIGEPLFRHLPYFRVSAFMQEEWLRFWRDGDTERLMYALIINEQNTIQAPIIQNPSFKKNVFGTIPFYLSDWFHFNTVIFPSFDGCLYGISVKRFSKTEERITLGKQLARLLFSPDLHASFYRFLDTVPHTGSRFDMEKMIGIKKRTSPMLRTTYPIVAHSLDGKKTDWFQKRLWKGAFLQEKMPEQLELTDWYLQKRRELHALFAVKEWLTK
- the recU gene encoding Holliday junction resolvase RecU produces the protein MIRYPNGKTFQPNKTVSSQNSQKRSHSYSNRGMTLEDDLNETNQYYLANQIAVIHKKPTPVQIVNVHYPKRSAAVIKEAYFKQSSTTDYNGIYKGRYIDFEAKETKNKTAFPLQNFHDHQIEHMKQVVRQDGICFVIISAFEKVYFLEADKLFVFWERKENNGRKSIRKDELEDASFPISLGYSPRIDYISIIEQLYFSQEQ